The genomic stretch ATAGGATGATCCAGATTACGATGAGTAAGAATCGGCTCAGGGTAGCGTTCAAAAGGACCATACGGATTTTCACTTCGACCGATGATTTCACGGTGTTCCTTGGCCGTACCTCCAGAAGCGGACATCATGTAATACAATCCATTGATCTTGTATAAATGCGGTCCTTCCGTCCAGGGACCGCCATCTCCATACCAGACAATTTGCGGATCAGTGAGTGCCTCTCCTGTAGCAATATTGATCTCATACTGAATGGCATGAGAGTCGTAATCAGCACCTTGCTGAGCAGTAACATACACTTTGCCGTCATCATCGAAAAACAACGATGGGTCGATCCCTCCATAAGGAATGCGAATTGGATCTGACCAAGGCCCCGCAGGGTTTGTTGCCGTAACATAAAAGTTACCGATGCCCCTCACATCTGTTGTAATCATATAGAAAATGCCTTCATGATATCTAATTACAGGAGCATAAATTCCGTCAGAACTTTTCTGTCCCGTTAAATCAAGCTGGCTGAACCGATCTAGTACATTGCCTATCTGCTCCCAATGGATTAAATCCCGGCTCCGAAAAATCGGAACGCCGGGGAAGTATTCAAATGAGCTGCAAATGAGATAAAAATAATCTTCTGCTTTCACGATACTAGGATCGGGATAGAACCCAGGAAGGATTGGATTCGTGTAACGGATCGTTTTTGATAGTAGCTGATCCTTCATTTATTCCTTCACACTCCCTACATTAAGTCCAACGACAAAGTATTTTTGCATGAATGGGTAAACTACCAAGATTGGCACTGAAGCAACAATTGTAACTGCTGCTCGGATGGAAATCGGCGTTACCTGGGTTGCAATTTCCGCTCCCACACCGTTAGCAACCGAAGGATTGCTGTTGGCATTCATACTAGAAGATAATAGTTTCATCAATTCATATTGCAGTGTGCTCAGTTCTTGACGAGAAGACGTGTATAGGAATGCATCAAACCAAGTATTCCATGCACCGACCGCAACAAAGAGGGCGATGGTTGCAAGAACAGGTGTGCATAACGGAAAGATGACTTTCCAGAAAATTTTGAATTCTCCTGCACCGTCGATTTTTGCTGATTCGATCAAGGCTTCAGGAATGGTATAAATATAAGTCCGAATAACGATAAGGTTAAATGCACTGATAAGTGATGGTAAAACATATACCCAGAACGAAT from Paenibacillus polygoni encodes the following:
- a CDS encoding carbohydrate ABC transporter permease yields the protein MSGSAVVSTRRSGNGTLEPILFNTFNTIFMIMLVAVTLYPFLNTIVISFNAGNDTIRGGLYLWPREFTLQNYKAVFASGTIYNAFLVSVARTVLSTVLNIFLTSMLAYTLSRRDYVFRKLITTIFVLTMYFNAGLIPGYFLIKDLHLINSFWVYVLPSLISAFNLIVIRTYIYTIPEALIESAKIDGAGEFKIFWKVIFPLCTPVLATIALFVAVGAWNTWFDAFLYTSSRQELSTLQYELMKLLSSSMNANSNPSVANGVGAEIATQVTPISIRAAVTIVASVPILVVYPFMQKYFVVGLNVGSVKE